AGTAGGCCTTTCGCTCAGCGATGACTGCCATTTTTTCTTTCTTGTAAAATGCTTGCGCTCGTTGATTTGACTGTCTGACTTCGAGAAAAATTTCCTTGTCTATCGGTAATTGAGCAAACAAGGCTGACGCAATTCCCTGACCCTGATAGGCTTCTTTGACAGCAATTTGCAGGACTTCTGCCTCAAAAAGATTCTCCTGAACAGCTAGAAAGCCAATCACTTCTGCCCCCTCATAAGCCAGAACATACCAAGTCTGGTCTTGGGACAGGTCTGCTTGGATTTGTTCCAGCGTCCAAGGACTGACTGGGTAAGCAGCTATCATAACAGCGTAGATGGCTTGAGCCAGATCAGGTTGCTGTTTGATTCGTTTGATTTCTATCATAAGCGTTTAATGTAAGATTCGCCAGATTCGGTGTGATTCTTGAGCCAGTTTTCCTCAGCTTCGACACGTTTGAGGTAATTTGGCACAAAATCATGCAAGGAGTCTGCTTCCTTGTCCCAAGCCCAAAGAGCTAGATTAGCTGCATTTGGCAAGGTTTCTTTATAATTAGTCCTTGGCAAGTGTTCTTGAATCTGCTCCACAAAGGGGGCAACTTCTCCGACAAAGGTTACCTGACTAGCACCTTTGACTTTTTCTAGCACCTCTTCAAAAGATAGGTGCGCTTCTGGCATGACAGGTTTAGCATTTTCATAAAATCCTGCATAAACATTGTTGCGACGCGCATCCATCAAAGGAACGAACAAGCCTTCTTGTTGATATGGCACCAGAGCCAAGAGGCTAGACATACCAACTAACTCAATGTTCAGAGTATGAGTCAAGGTCTTGGCAGTGGCTACCGCGATTCGCAAGCCTGTGTAGCTACCTGGCCCTTCCGCCACCACGATTCGGTCCAAATCCTTGGGCGTCCAGTCCAAACTCTCCATCAAAAAATCAATGGCTGGCATGAGGGTAATACTGTGATTTTTCTTAATATTAATCGTCGTCTCGGCAAGAACCTGCTTGTCCTCTAAAATAGCGAGAGAAAGAGCCTTGCTGGACGTATCAAAAGCTAATACTTTCATAACACATTCCTATCTTTTTGTCTGCTTACTATTATACTACAAAAGCTGGCGCATGGGAATTTTCTTTATCCTTAAACAAAAATGCCTATACTTAAACAAAAAATAATTCGCAAATAAAATTCAAAAAAATACTCACTCTTCCTTTTCTTTTCCGAATATAAAAGTGAACAAG
This window of the Streptococcus sp. 116-D4 genome carries:
- the rimI gene encoding ribosomal protein S18-alanine N-acetyltransferase; the encoded protein is MIEIKRIKQQPDLAQAIYAVMIAAYPVSPWTLEQIQADLSQDQTWYVLAYEGAEVIGFLAVQENLFEAEVLQIAVKEAYQGQGIASALFAQLPIDKEIFLEVRQSNQRAQAFYKKEKMAVIAERKAYYHDPVEDAIIMKREIDEG
- the tsaB gene encoding tRNA (adenosine(37)-N6)-threonylcarbamoyltransferase complex dimerization subunit type 1 TsaB, with product MKVLAFDTSSKALSLAILEDKQVLAETTINIKKNHSITLMPAIDFLMESLDWTPKDLDRIVVAEGPGSYTGLRIAVATAKTLTHTLNIELVGMSSLLALVPYQQEGLFVPLMDARRNNVYAGFYENAKPVMPEAHLSFEEVLEKVKGASQVTFVGEVAPFVEQIQEHLPRTNYKETLPNAANLALWAWDKEADSLHDFVPNYLKRVEAEENWLKNHTESGESYIKRL